A genomic segment from Triticum dicoccoides isolate Atlit2015 ecotype Zavitan chromosome 1A, WEW_v2.0, whole genome shotgun sequence encodes:
- the LOC119287265 gene encoding fibroblast growth factor receptor 4-like, producing MDEDEYSWVRRTKFSHSIVRSSSGRCSFDEQFSRRAVSMQKDFDSELKSLRPRAKGAVSNPARPAIPRAKSAAGQADRKPKDVVFSDVQLKQSGSVGDGSLKETSMMQDRREVGPEGNGLSLKSLDIPNRRIVRGLNDGSSGNTLEFSFHSEEQSLRLQRVCSSPGPYFAKDAGLAGDSNPRSVSFKVAGDGSKPKRRAKSPIPARVISDVFREAKAASKRFSSPQRQRKSSSVRLLDDSPPFAFSSTRAATKLVTKRASSWPRNSEARVAKVAALDVLEKWTVDRSQLLIGHRFASGAYSRLFHGIYKEQPVAVKFIRLPDDGEDPELAARLEKQFTVEVTILARLQHRNVIELVGACSSAPVFCVITEFLPGGSLRAYLRKLEGKQLPLEKIISVALDIARGLEYVHSQGVIHRDVKPENILFDAECCAKVVDFGVAFEDVYCNTMEDDPGTYRWMAPEMCKRKPYGPKVDVYSFGLVLWELVSGSIPYEEMTPLQAAYAVVNKNLRPVVPSSCPTPLQQLMEQCWSAQPEKRPEFTQIVKTLENLKATLDRYGTIEKTPTPSCQEAQEQNKNRLANWILKLSYSPPDFSGPPPPKLL from the exons ATGGACGAGGACGAGTACTCGTGGGTGCGGCGCACCAAGTTCTCGCACTCCATCGTCAGGTCTAGCTCCGGCAGGTGCTCCTTCGACGAGCAGTTCAGCCGCCGCGCCGTGTCCATGCAGAAAGATTTTGATTCGGAGCTCAAGAGCCTGCGGCCGAGGGCCAAAGGGGCGGTCTCAAACCCGGCGAGGCCGGCGATTCCCAGGGCAAAATCGGCAGCCGGCCAGGCAGACCGGAAGCCGAAAGATGTTGTGTTTTCAGATGTTCAGCTGAAACAGAGTGGTTCTGTTGGCGATGGCTCACTGAAAGAAACGTCGATGATGCAAGATCGGCGTGAGGTTGGACCCGAGGGAAACGGCCTGAGCTTGAAATCACTGGATATTCCTAATCGGCGTATTGTCCGGGGTTTGAATGATGGAAGCTCAGGCAACACGCTGGAGTTCTCTTTCCACTCCGAGGAGCAAAGCTTGAGGTTGCAGAGGGTGTGCTCTAGCCCAGGTCCTTACTTTGCCAAGGATGCAGGGCTAGCCGGGGATTCTAATCCACGGAGTGTATCTTTCAAGGTTGCTGGGGATGGATCAAAGCCGAAGAGAAGAGCGAAATCCCCTATCCCAGCGCGCGTCATCTCCGACGTTTTTAGGGAGGCGAAAGCTGCCAGCAAGAGGTTCTCCTCTCCACAGCGGCAAAGGAAATCTAGCTCTGTTCGGTTGCTGGATGATAGTCCCCCTTTTGCATTCTCTTCGACAAGAGCAGCGACCAAATTGGTAACCAAAAGGGCCTCTTCCTGGCCAAGGAACTCGGAAGCTAGAGTTGCAAAGGTCGCTGCGCTCGATGTACTTGAGAAATGGACGGTCGACCGCTCACAGTTACTCATTGGCCATAGATTTGCATCAGGAGCGTATAGTCGTCTGTTCCATGGAATCTACAAGGAGCAGCCTGTTGCTGTCAAGTTTATCAGGCTACCTGATGATGGTGAAGATCCGGAATTGGCTGCTCGGCTTGAGAAGCAGTTCACTGTCGAAGTTACCATTTTGGCTCGGCTCCAGCATCGTAATGTCATTGAG CTGGTTGGGGCATGTAGCTCTGCACCTGTCTTCTGTGTCATCACTGAGTTCCTGCCTGGGGGCTCTTTGAGAGCCTATCTGCGCAAGCTGGAGGGCAAGCAACTTCCTTTGGAGAAGATTATCTCCGTTGCCCTGGACATTGCACGTGGTCTGGAATACGTGCATTCGCAAGGAGTAATCCACCGTGACGTGAAGCCTGAGAACATTCTATTCGACGCAGAATGTTGCGCAAAGGTCGTTGATTTCGGAGTAGCTTTTGAAGACGTTTACTGCAACACGATGGAAGACGACCCAGGCACATATAGATGGATGGCGCCAGAGATGTGTAAGCGCAAGCCATATGGTCCGAAAGTCGATGTCTATAGTTTTGGGCTCGTCTTGTGGGAACTGGTTAGTGGTTCCATCCCTTATGAAGAGATGACTCCTCTCCAAGCAGCTTATGCAGTTGTTAATAAG AACTTGAGACCGGTTGTTCCTTCGAGCTGCCCGACACCATTGCAACAATTGATGGAGCAATGCTGGTCCGCTCAACCCGAGAAGAGGCCTGAGTTTACTCAGATAGTTAAAACCCTTGAAAATCTCAAGGCGACTCTTGATAGATATGGAACCATTGAGAAGACCCCAACCCCCAGTTGCCAGGAAGCTCAGGAGCAAAACAAGAACAGGCTTGCCAACTGGATCCTAAAGCTCTCATATAGCCCACCGGATTTCTCAGGGCCCCCGCCGCCGAAGCTGCTGTGA
- the LOC119287282 gene encoding uncharacterized protein LOC119287282, whose protein sequence is MVVAEAGDEMSLSNMVLGFYEEADRERRPEDETTVGDGGCSDDERAGGGAAAESSAFWAEQLSHLHEVLGKMSSAESRIRADTEEAVRHARSGTATAAAGVCSSCATRATAGGGCRGCTLRSVAARLRDAGYDSAVCRSRWARSAEFPAGEHSYVDVVVPTRSGRAVRVVVEPSFRAEFAMARGGAGYGALVAALPEAFVGRAEKLRAVVAAMCAAAKRCARESSLHMAPWRKRRYMEAKWLGTPDRLLATTGAGAGAPVAAGSPESEKQRRFRASMLTLDFGGRTAVEVA, encoded by the exons ATGGTTGTGGCGGAGGCCGGCGACGAGATGAGCCTGTCGAACATGGTGCTGGGGTTCTACGAGGAGGCCGACCGGGAGCGGCGGCCCGAGGACGAAACCACCGTCGGCGACGGCGGCTGCAGCGACGACGAgagggccggcggcggcgccgccgccgagaGCAGCGCGTTCTGGGCGGAGCAGCTCTCCCATTTGCAT GAGGTGCTGGGCAAGATGAGCTCGGCGGAGAGCCGGATCCGGGCGGACACGGAGGAGGCCGTCAGGCATGCGCGGTCCGGCACCGCCACCGCGGCAGCTGGCGTCTGCTCCTCCTGCGCGACCCGCGCGACGGCCGGCGGTGGGTGCCGGGGCTGCACGCTCCGGTCCGTCGCGGCGCGGCTGCGCGACGCCGGGTACGACAGCGCCGTGTGCCGGTCCAGGTGGGCGCGCTCGGCGGAGTTCCCCGCGGGGGAGCACAGCTACGTGGACGTGGTGGTGCCGACGAGGAGCGGCAGGGCGGTGCGGGTGGTGGTGGAGCCCAGCTTCCGGGCCGAGTTCGCCATGGCGCGCGGCGGCGCCGGGTACGGCGCGCTGGTGGCCGCGCTCCCGGAGGCGTTCGTGGGCAGGGCGGAGAAGCTGCGCGCCGTGGTCGCGGCCATGTGCGCCGCCGCGAAGCGGTGCGCGCGGGAGAGCAGCCTGCACATGGCGCCCTGGAGGAAGCGCCGGTACATGGAGGCCAAGTGGCTCGGCACGCCGGACCGCCTCTTGGCAACCACCGGCGCCGGCGCGGGTGCCCCCGTGGCGGCCGGGTCCCCGGAGAGCGAGAAGCAGCGCAGGTTCAGGGCCTCCATGCTGACGCTCGACTTCGGCGGCCGGACCGCCGTGGAGGTCGCGTGA